GTCAGTTCAGACAAAGATAAATCACGTTGAAAATGTAACCAAACCAAATGAAAGCTGTCTCAACTGATTTCAATCCCAATTTAAAGAATCTATTATGAGGTTCTTAATTAGATAGTAAATGCAAAATAAAAAATTCTAACGTGAAACCGTAAATGTATACTTATTTTACTATTTCTTCATCTCTTTAAAGTCACTTGTCAGACTTTTCAGCTTTGAGGGACTTTGTTCTCCCAGTCAGAAGTGTCTCCTTAAAATGAGAAAAGCTTCATCTGAGCAGCGCAGCAGCATCTAGCGTCCCTGTCCTCCAATCACTGGCTCTCGAAGCTGAACCGGCGGCTGTGATTGGTTCATATGTCCCTCTCTGCCCTCCCCTCGGACATGATTTGATTATCAGATGGAGCCCAAAAGGGGGGCAGGTTCTCAGGGTCAGGACTGGATGGTTCCTTTGAGGTACCACATTCCTGCGTGGCTGCTGCAGCACTCCTGCAGCAACATAAGACACTGTGGGTTAGACTGTTGGAAAGAGCGTTTGGTGGATCTGCAGTCCAACTCTTACATGGAGTAGCCGGTCAATTTCGGCTTTAGACACATCTCCGAGCTCCTGAGTGAGTTTGGCTTGAATGGTGGCCCTCCTGACCCGGTAGTTCTTAGAGAACACGCCGTAGAGCAGGCGACGGTGCTGTGGAGGGAACAAAAACAGGTCCACTTTCAGTATTACAGATAAAAACCTAAGGGAGTCGTTACTTCTCAGCCAAGAAAAACAAACTTCTCCATTTTTGGACACTTTTTGCAAAAGATCTTCTCAACATGGTGCCGCCACGCCTGGTTTTTTGGGTTTGCCTCCACACAGAGAGGGGAGAGCTGTTACCTGGTCAAAACTGTCTCCCGTCTCCCACAAGCCAAAGACCTTCTGTTCATCAGGAGCTGCTTTGCTCTGAGCAGGAAACTAAAATGAAAAGAACAACAAAAACGTCAAATTCAAACAGGACGTTGCCACTTCTGATCATGAACCTGCTGACAGTCTGAACAGTGATCTCATGCTTCTACTTTATAACATACTTTAGAACAGATTTTGGACCAAAACTTACACTTCATGTCATGATACAAAAAACATTTTACTCAACTAAAATCAAAAACCTAATtgtaattaaattaaaaacaaaaagagtCTAGACAGCCAGAGAACCCCAAACCAGGATCATCTTCTCAGATCTGACCCACTGACTGGACACCGATCTCTGAACTGTCAGACATCCCAAAACATGTTTACGACAATGTGGAAGACAAGGCATCTGACTCCAGACCTGCCTGAGATTACACACAACCTACTAGACTAACCCCCATGCTGATCAGTGATGAGCTTAGCTTTAAAGCTAATAATCCATTGCATAAGAGAGAAGGCAGAGGGCTGGCTCCTGCAGCGTTCAGAGTCctttaacactgaacactaaGTTAGTTCAACCCATCAACAGCCTTCATTATAtcagcaaacacacacgcacacacacacacacacacacacacacacacacacacacacacacacacacacacacacacacacacacacacacacgtatcagGTGGCTCCTGGAATTTGAATGGAACCTGAGAGCCAGGTGTGCGTTGCTTTAGTGGATTGACCGTTAATGTCGTTATTCTGGGAGAAAACCGATCCGTGCATCAATGCACTACGAAGAAAACTCCATATTCAGGACCCAAAGGTTGTTACGAGGAACAGAAGTGAGTTTATTCGAGACTAAAGACAGAAACTTCAAAGTCTGATGGGCAGGTGAATGAGTGAGCCAGAAAATAACACGTCTGGATCTGAGACACATGAATGAGTCAAGTCAGGATTTAAATCGCATTTAACGTGTTATggcttaaaaaaaagaaaaaaataactatttGATCAGCGGGCAtaggaaactcagagtgactgatcatacttAAAAAAGAACAGTTATTAGTTTCTCAGTAAACAagctctttaaagaccaagttcaccatTTCTTTTTTCTCTAGTATAAAGTATTGCCTTGTGAGTCgacctctgtggggaaaaaactcTGGCActactgtttcaggaactagaagtgagccacagagGGGAACAGAAGACTGCAGGATTTGAAGCCTTTTTTCCTGATATGTGAACATCTTGCCTCCGATTGGATTACAGCAAtacgactctgccactgactgtttgctctgcaacgttgatgttttatctccacaaatgcctcaagcctggaggagttctgctgtgtggttgagttgctaatgctaacagttagcttctaactgagatgttctctgctgattcctggacactaacacaacaaccttccctgtggcgagtcaagatgggggggtccataaatgttaagtgacagtgtgatgtagatctatcatgatttttaaatcctagagtttcaccatctattttctagcaTCACTGCATTCATAATCCGGTGttgtaaaatcaacattttttttaaaggGAACATTTTACCTGCAAGTTTTAGCACACCTTCATAGACTTGATGCACAAAACCTGTTATTTTATTGTCATTACTCATGTTTGTGCTTTTGCTCTGGTTGCAGGATCTGAACAGCGAATGTGGTCTTTGTGACACATCATCAGGGTTTTGCTTCTTCCTGTTGCTTTGCATCACATGTGAAATGAAAGTTGCAACCTGATTATGCAGCTTTAGTGTTTCCACATCCTGTGGCTGCAGCTAGTAAAGCTTCATCAGAATCTGGTCCACTTTCTGTTTCTGCTCTCAAAAACATTTCAAATGAAAAACTGGAAAAATATCAGGGGCTTTGTCTCAGTTCACACAAACCCACAAAGAGCACACAACCCCAGCTTCAAACTAAACTTTGCTGAGGATGTTTTTGAATGCAAAAACATCTTTAGAACTTGTTGGTTTTATGTTGATGATGGCCGAACATACACACTTTTAAACACCGAGTTTGTAGAGGAATAGTAAGAGGAGCATAGGCtttaaaaaaacatgtaaaatcaGAGTCTGGAGTACTCACAGGCACCATTATCTGTTTGCACTGACACAGCAGGACGGCGTCCTGCAGCATGTGGTCCGAGATGGAGCAGAAGATACTTTGTCTTGTTGGCATGGACGCCAGATGGAGGTTAAACAACCTCTTTAGCTCGCTCAGCGTTATCACAACATGCTTCCGGAAAGTTTGAGTCACAAAGTCCTGCAGCTCTGGCGACAGTGTGTTGGAGGGGCTCCCTCCATTAGCGTGGTCAAAGCTGGGGGAGGTGGCACTGGGGTAACCGTTAACAGAACCATTGGGGACAGAGGACGATGAGGTGTCCATAGGCTCACCCGCCCTGCTGGGCTCCTGGTTGATCTGGACGCTGCTTCCTGCACGTTTGGCATCCAGGTCACGTTGCAGAGACACTTTGTTTTCCGTCACTCGCTCCTGAGCCATCTTCAGGCGCTGATCGCCGCTGATGTGGACAGGCTCTAGGAACAACAACACCAACCTCAGCTTAGATAAGAACCAAAGAGGACAAAAATACCACAAATAAAACATTAAGTCACCTTGTTGAGgggcattctttggcacaaaatctTCTTTGGAGAAGTTAAACACTTTTTCTAACCTTTATAGACCAAACAGagcttattaatattaataatgacCAGCAGGTTATCAACAATAAACACACCAATACCTCAATAAACGAAGGTGCTTTATGATACCTACTTGCTTTGGATACCGAGCCACAGCATGTGCTGCCTGTGGGTGATGTCTGGGTGCTTCTTAATGAAATCCATATCGGTGGGCAGCAGGAACTCCCAGCCCCGGTTGACCCGAGGAGCTGCAATGTGCTCCAGGAACTCCTTCACATCCTCAGGAGGAAGCTAATAAAGAGGCAAAGGGAGGGTTTGTCATGTttgtctgaacaacctgcagcctcaGGATAATGCAATTAAAGGTGTAGTACGctcatttaatcaatgcattcGAGGTGGTCTAtagttggaatgaatgccttgtaagttgtactctgaggaaaaaaagctctggtgcactggtttcaggaactagaaaacaGCCAGATCAGAGGCGAGCTTCAGACGGCGGATTTCTaactcctatttcctgatatttggacatgtgACGcgtgcctcagattggataacagcaacgcgactctgccagtgactttgtttgctctgcaatgttgttatatctctgccatgtggtggagttgttactgctaacggttagcttctactagtcgagacattctctgctgtttcctggacattaaaccaacaacagccttcccctttgtgactcaagatgggtgagtccatgaacgttaagtgacagtgtgacgtagatctgtcagtcttttctaatcctagagtttcaccgtctattttctatcagaagctaaagcaagagataggtgtaggagactattttcatgatcagtctgcatgaaaacctcagtgtgactaataataatcagaaataatcattaaaaaaatgttttttcagtgttccacaccttgaaAAACATGAACAAGTTTGGGTTCTTACTTTGATGATAGAGGTGATCTCTTTTCTCATCACAGAGCGCTCCTGTGTGAACCTCCAGATCTGAGAAAGAGACACTCACTGTGACGCCATCACTGATCCACTAAATCTAATAAACAGATACAAACAGGGTAAGCAGCTCACCACAAAGTCTCTGCCACGACAGAGCACTTCAGCAGGGACACCACTGTGAGCGCTGCAGGTGTTCTTCGGATACAGAACATCACTGGAAACACACAAAAACCAGTATGAACACGTCTATAAACCAGTCTGTTCCTCAACCTTCTTTACACCGAGTTAAGAAATATGGGGTAAACGTGTGTCTCATCACCTCTTCACAACCCAGTTACCCTGAACCagcagcgccacctgctggatgCAGCGCAGCACTGAGGTCTGATCGATCCCAGAGGCCAGTAGACCCATAAGGTTGGCAAACGGCATCACTTTCACTGGagagaacagaaaacaaacaaaggAATGTGACGCaagtttaaaatttttttttaacatttcagcATATTTCAGGACAAACTATTTCCTCCAGAGCAAACTCTACTCTGCTCAGGTCGTCTTATTGCCTACCGTTCTTCATCAGCGTCTTGACTTGTTCTCCCAGAGGCAGAGTGCGCAGCTGAGCCATAGAGAGCACATTACTGGGACCAACAGGCGTCGCACTAACATACAGTAAAACAGTCCAGTTATTTATACAGCTCAGAGACGGTTTAGGATCCAGAAACAAAAGAGAGGAACACTTACAGTTTCTCCTCTGTGAGGGGGGGCATCAGCATGTCCAAGTACTCCCTAGGGAaacaaaaaaagatgtttgtCATCTGGTTCTGTTTACACCACACAGAACACAAGTGCAACGTGACTTCATATGTTAATCTTAAGGGTATTTTTGGTCTTTTTTTGCTACATAAAATCATGGATAAATCTACGTGTACTACTATTGTAGATACACTCAGAGGTTTAGACACAGCTACTCGTTGGACAGTGCAGGTTATATTTCTGAATAAATGTGGTTAGTTTAAACAATTAGAACAATTACATGTCCTTATATGTCCTTTTGGTGACTCACTTTGGAGTTTTGACGAGCTCACAGTTCTGAGAAGCATCCACTGACTGACAGAACAGGTACTGCTTTTCGTGGTCTGAGCGCCCGTCCTGCGTTTGAGGGACAATAAAACAGAGAAAATCTGCACTAACGCACCACCCGTTATAGTACCAACATGTTCAGCCTGGGTGGTCGCTCTACCTTGGCACTGTGATACTTTAAATGGATCCAGGGTTCCTCGGCCTGCTTCTTCTGCAGAAACTCGTACGACTGGATTCTCCTTTGCCGGGCCTGCTCTGACTCAGGACGAGCAAACCTCACCTGAATAGGAAGCAAGAGCAGAACGAACTGAGCAAATTCTGTGTTTGCATGGTGAAGTAAATGCAATAACTTATTTGTGTTTTTGAATGTTTACTGTAATTGCTTTGGCTTCCTCTTCGGTTTCATCCTGGGAGGAATCTCCACCTGCAGATGAGACAATCTGTTCACCTAAAGTCTATTTCACACTGGAGGAATCACGGCAGTGGAACGTTGCTGCTTCAGataagaatccattatagtctattggGTCGATCCATTTCCAGGTGCACCAGAAGCGCCACGCTGCACCGCAAAGATAGGATCTGGTTCAATTTTTTTgctgcgagccgcttctgggacacgtcaatttccataGTTAACACAGGGctggacaggaaatcacacagtgtaaaacatccgataattttcaaaataaagactattgcagtgatgcagattaatatctatgtagattatgtcAATATGCGTGAACTGTGTGTTtcgtggctttaatcctggcagtggaggaaCACAGTGCTTCTCGTATATAGGCACAGCCGTGGCGCAGCGCCACGACTACAAAATCTCGCCCACCCTCTCACGGACCATGCACGGAAGCGAAACAATCCTAGCATCACAGCTGGAAGCatttctaggggaaacactggaacAACATTTATtacgacatcaaacagtgatatcgaACATGATCTccttcttctttttggtttaatggcataaacaaaccctGACTTTAGAAgccttgagggattttgtgatctcatgaGTCCAGGGAGGAGGACAGCAGAGAAGCTGCTCCGCAGCTGCAACTCTCCCGGTGTAGACTGGTACTCAGCTAAACATTCAAGTAAACCGTCCTGCTGCCGTTCCAcgctgctgatgcctccagtgtgcatAAGGTGTAACAGTCATCATCAGTATTAAGATGATAACTTGGGGACTGGATCAGTAAAATCATTTACTTCAGTCATTGTATTACTTTACCAAAGATGAAATATCATTTTCCTTTAAAAGTAAAGACAAACCTTCGTTGGCCGCCTCACGCTCTCTGGTTTTGTTGTCGGCTTTGTCCAAATACGAGAAGCTGGGTCTCATCTGCAGGATTCCAGTCAGAGGGGTGACATGAAGCTCGCCTGTTGGCATCACCAATAAAACAATCATGGACTAACTCTTGTTCTCCGGTCTGTGATCCTTGACCAGTTTGAGTTCAGAGCTAGAAAGCTACACAAAATGTAAACAATGTTAAGACTACATCTAAAAGTTAAAAGATTAAAACAGAGAAGAAACCTTTGAGTATCTGCAACAAATCAGGTGTAaaacacgcatgtgtgtgtgtgtgtgtgtgtgtgtgcgcacgcacgcacacattaggggttgcatgacttaattttttttaaagtcgaccatcgagtaatgaaaatcgagtcaacttcgactagtcgttgatgacgtcagacacctgaagcggctaaaactgacgatgggtgaccaagcgtttgtttccgaagcatgggggggggggggggggagttggttggtttgctggagtttttgacaattaaaattgcgcccacattttcaaagttaaacacatttcttttaacaacggtagtttctgcttcagccctctcccccctccccctgcgcagccgccgtgaactcactgatgcgcctgcagcctctcagagttgctgctgctctaaacattaaaataattatttcattttctgttcctcacttctgattaccttcaatggtgtctgtttgttgcaaccaccaggtacaaaaactaactttttatttgactatttttctgtcctgcctgtttattatcttcctgcatctcctctcaatcctaaagaaaaactgctacctgggttcatatatattcaccttatgagttacctttgaactgcagttctaaaagatctaccgaccgcaaaaacagcggagtgcgtgccggccgcaccggtgaggtgaaatcaccggagaacaaaacaggtgatgcgctccgctccacgcatcaggaacaaataaaagacagaaaacataaaaggaaatgagccgacatgaacgatcaggtgttaaattagtttttgaggtggcgacacctgatttgataatgttactgtggccgtgctcaggacgaagatgtctggagcgcgtcaacaatcagagctttgcatgcgcaagctggttaaggttaggatgggggtgaggggaaggttaaattgcaagagggtaaaggtcacaattcggtcaaatgtccgttttacggcgggcgtatATATACCGACGCTGTGGCACAGCGCGTCGGCTCCCAGTGCGCAGCGGCTCGTCACctactgtcttttccgaggactgcatcttgtcggtcattatcacgtgacagcgactagtcgatgaaaggcataaaagtcactacagagcagtgaaatcGACTAGTCGATACAACCCCTAGCACACATCAGGtcataatcagaatcagaagggttttattgcttttgtgtgagaaatcacaacattaggaatttGTTGCGGTACTTGATGCAAAAACAGAAAGATTAAAATAAGAGATGAACAAATACAGGAgataagaatataatcatgataaaataataatataaagtggcaataattagagaaacggCAACTGTATACAAGATAGTGCATGTAGGTCAGACCTTTGCGGAACACAGCAGCTGCATATCTAGAGGTGTTGGTGGTGGCCTGGATGGAGGAAAATGTCTGTTTGTCCATCATTTttctgaaaaaagaaaagaaaaaattgcTCAACCAAACACAGACAAATTCTTCAAATCAAAGAACATTTAACATCTGGTGTAAGAGGCGACCTACGCCGAGTAGGTGTTGGTTTCATCGTAAGACGTGCCGTCCACATTCAGAGCAATCTGCTCTCCTTTACTGCGACAGTAGTTTGGACTGGTGGTGTTAATGGCCACCTCCAGCTCCAGCTGTGACGGGCAGCATCAACAGGGGAATAAAGACCAGTTATTAAAGGCACTGTTTTTACTGAAACCACAACAAATAACGACATTAAGAATGTGAGTGTATCAGAGAGTATAAACTAAACAAGTCTGTTTACCCTCTGCTGTTTGGGTTTGATCTTAGCCGCCAGGTGATTGACGTCACCATAGGTCATAGTGGATGGTCGGACAGGGTACTGAAGaattaaaaacatatttataaAAGGATCAATAGATATTTTTCATTACTCAGAGGAGTTCAGTGAAGCTCACCTGGAGAAGATAGAGTTTATCTGCAAGGCTTTTGGCATGGTACACATCGATCTACACAGAAGAGAAGAGATCAGAAAAAAACTCTCCATCACAAAATTCAACATCAGCAAAAACTAAACATCCAAACAAACAAGTATAGGACTTTTGTAGAAATACAACATAGTTCACACACCTGTACCAAAATCTAATTTAAGCATTATGCTCTTTGGGAGATCTAATCAAAAACACGCGTTCTATGAACCAACTATATCTCAGGGACTACAAGGTTTATTTGAATTGTTTTTGGTACCACAACAAAAAGGTACAA
This Nothobranchius furzeri strain GRZ-AD chromosome 16, NfurGRZ-RIMD1, whole genome shotgun sequence DNA region includes the following protein-coding sequences:
- the polr3e gene encoding DNA-directed RNA polymerase III subunit RPC5 isoform X1 is translated as MASGDEDDPIIEEIDVYHAKSLADKLYLLQYPVRPSTMTYGDVNHLAAKIKPKQQRLELEVAINTTSPNYCRSKGEQIALNVDGTSYDETNTYSAKMMDKQTFSSIQATTNTSRYAAAVFRKGELHVTPLTGILQMRPSFSYLDKADNKTREREAANEGGDSSQDETEEEAKAITVRFARPESEQARQRRIQSYEFLQKKQAEEPWIHLKYHSAKDGRSDHEKQYLFCQSVDASQNCELVKTPKEYLDMLMPPLTEEKLATPVGPSNVLSMAQLRTLPLGEQVKTLMKNVKVMPFANLMGLLASGIDQTSVLRCIQQVALLVQGNWVVKSDVLYPKNTCSAHSGVPAEVLCRGRDFVIWRFTQERSVMRKEITSIIKLPPEDVKEFLEHIAAPRVNRGWEFLLPTDMDFIKKHPDITHRQHMLWLGIQSKLEKVFNFSKEDFVPKNAPQQEPVHISGDQRLKMAQERVTENKVSLQRDLDAKRAGSSVQINQEPSRAGEPMDTSSSSVPNGSVNGYPSATSPSFDHANGGSPSNTLSPELQDFVTQTFRKHVVITLSELKRLFNLHLASMPTRQSIFCSISDHMLQDAVLLCQCKQIMVPFPAQSKAAPDEQKVFGLWETGDSFDQHRRLLYGVFSKNYRVRRATIQAKLTQELGDVSKAEIDRLLHECCSSHAGMWYLKGTIQS
- the polr3e gene encoding DNA-directed RNA polymerase III subunit RPC5 isoform X2 yields the protein MTYGDVNHLAAKIKPKQQRLELEVAINTTSPNYCRSKGEQIALNVDGTSYDETNTYSAKMMDKQTFSSIQATTNTSRYAAAVFRKGELHVTPLTGILQMRPSFSYLDKADNKTREREAANEGGDSSQDETEEEAKAITVRFARPESEQARQRRIQSYEFLQKKQAEEPWIHLKYHSAKDGRSDHEKQYLFCQSVDASQNCELVKTPKEYLDMLMPPLTEEKLATPVGPSNVLSMAQLRTLPLGEQVKTLMKNVKVMPFANLMGLLASGIDQTSVLRCIQQVALLVQGNWVVKSDVLYPKNTCSAHSGVPAEVLCRGRDFVIWRFTQERSVMRKEITSIIKLPPEDVKEFLEHIAAPRVNRGWEFLLPTDMDFIKKHPDITHRQHMLWLGIQSKLEKVFNFSKEDFVPKNAPQQEPVHISGDQRLKMAQERVTENKVSLQRDLDAKRAGSSVQINQEPSRAGEPMDTSSSSVPNGSVNGYPSATSPSFDHANGGSPSNTLSPELQDFVTQTFRKHVVITLSELKRLFNLHLASMPTRQSIFCSISDHMLQDAVLLCQCKQIMVPFPAQSKAAPDEQKVFGLWETGDSFDQHRRLLYGVFSKNYRVRRATIQAKLTQELGDVSKAEIDRLLHECCSSHAGMWYLKGTIQS